A section of the Bradyrhizobium oligotrophicum S58 genome encodes:
- a CDS encoding phosphocholine-specific phospholipase C, with the protein MSNTIAHNRREFLRLLGASAATAALGQSIERAHAIPAFNRHGSIKDVEHIVVLMQENRAFDHYFGAMRGVRGFNDPRAVKLPNGNPVWQQPNGAGSVMPFRVDNAGSVYVEDVAHGWNDGQKSWNNGNYDKWIANKGTTTMTCMNRQDLPWHYALADAFTVCDSYFCSVMGPTDPNRYYLWTGWDGNDGKNGGPVITNAEAGYDWTTFPERLEKAGISWKVYQDVGVGLTAAGFWGWTENPWIGNYGDNSLLYFHQYQNSQPGSPLYEKALRGSNIANGGTFENLFDGLRNDVRNGTLPQVSWIAAPEAFSEHPNWLPGPGAWYISKVLDILTSNPELWSKTALLINYDEGGGFFDHVVGPYPAMSQAWGQSTVDVTSDLFAGDGSHLAGPYGLGVRVPMLVVSPWSRGGFVCSEVFDHTSVIRFIERRFHHKAPDLFESNIPAWRRAVCGDLTSAFNFTSPNEGMAPLPSTAGFKPPVADITSGARFDDYHPVPPAKQVLPQQEPGLRPARPLPYDLRVDGDADAAQKTFAIRFANPGQAGVCFHVRSGNTATGPWSYTVEAGKSLRGVWDLAASAGQYDLSVHGPNGFFRHFKGGVATTAALVDVDTVHLCDWDDGDDTRSLAVALTNKGASCVVTLADNYTGRSERHRLQRGQRLETQIRLQQTHGWYDLTVTADTDAGFSWQLAGHVENGRPSISDPAMGKIAAT; encoded by the coding sequence ATGTCGAACACGATCGCGCACAACCGGCGCGAGTTCCTGCGGCTGCTCGGAGCCTCGGCTGCGACCGCGGCCCTCGGCCAGAGCATCGAGCGGGCCCACGCCATTCCGGCGTTCAACCGCCACGGCAGCATCAAGGACGTCGAGCACATCGTGGTGCTGATGCAGGAGAATCGCGCCTTCGATCATTATTTCGGCGCGATGCGTGGGGTTCGGGGCTTCAACGATCCGCGCGCCGTGAAGCTGCCGAACGGCAACCCGGTATGGCAGCAGCCGAACGGCGCCGGTTCGGTGATGCCGTTCCGCGTCGACAATGCCGGCTCGGTCTATGTCGAGGACGTTGCCCATGGCTGGAATGACGGCCAGAAGTCCTGGAATAACGGCAACTACGACAAGTGGATCGCCAACAAGGGCACCACGACCATGACCTGCATGAACCGGCAGGATCTGCCCTGGCACTATGCGCTGGCCGACGCCTTCACGGTGTGCGATTCCTATTTCTGCTCGGTGATGGGGCCGACCGATCCGAATCGGTATTATTTGTGGACCGGCTGGGACGGCAATGACGGCAAGAATGGCGGCCCGGTCATCACCAATGCCGAGGCCGGCTACGACTGGACCACGTTCCCGGAGCGGCTGGAGAAGGCCGGCATCTCCTGGAAGGTCTATCAGGATGTCGGCGTCGGCCTGACGGCGGCCGGCTTCTGGGGCTGGACGGAAAATCCGTGGATCGGAAACTACGGCGACAACTCGCTGTTGTACTTCCATCAATACCAGAACTCGCAACCCGGCAGCCCGCTCTATGAGAAGGCGCTGCGCGGCAGCAACATCGCCAATGGCGGCACGTTCGAGAACCTGTTCGACGGGCTCCGCAACGACGTGCGCAACGGCACCCTGCCACAGGTGTCGTGGATCGCGGCGCCCGAGGCGTTCAGCGAGCATCCGAACTGGCTGCCGGGGCCGGGCGCCTGGTATATCTCCAAGGTGCTCGACATCCTGACGTCGAATCCGGAGCTGTGGAGCAAGACCGCGCTGCTCATCAACTACGACGAGGGCGGCGGCTTCTTCGACCATGTCGTCGGTCCGTATCCGGCGATGTCGCAAGCCTGGGGACAATCGACGGTCGACGTCACCAGCGATCTGTTCGCCGGCGATGGCAGCCACCTGGCCGGCCCGTACGGTCTCGGCGTCCGCGTGCCGATGCTGGTGGTATCGCCGTGGTCGCGCGGCGGCTTCGTGTGCTCGGAGGTGTTCGACCATACCTCGGTGATCCGCTTCATCGAGCGACGTTTTCATCACAAGGCGCCCGATCTGTTCGAGAGCAACATCCCGGCGTGGCGGCGCGCGGTGTGCGGCGATCTCACCTCGGCATTCAACTTCACCTCGCCCAACGAAGGCATGGCGCCGCTGCCGAGCACGGCCGGCTTCAAGCCGCCGGTCGCGGACATCACCTCCGGTGCGCGCTTCGACGACTACCACCCGGTGCCGCCGGCCAAGCAGGTGCTGCCGCAGCAGGAGCCGGGCCTGCGTCCCGCGCGTCCGCTGCCCTACGATCTCCGCGTCGACGGCGATGCCGACGCCGCGCAGAAGACGTTCGCGATCCGCTTCGCCAATCCGGGCCAGGCGGGCGTCTGCTTCCACGTCCGCTCCGGCAACACCGCGACCGGTCCGTGGAGCTACACGGTCGAGGCCGGCAAGTCGCTGCGCGGCGTGTGGGACCTCGCCGCCAGCGCCGGGCAGTACGATCTGTCGGTGCATGGTCCGAATGGCTTCTTCCGCCACTTCAAGGGCGGCGTCGCCACCACGGCCGCGCTGGTCGATGTCGATACGGTTCATCTCTGCGATTGGGACGACGGTGACGACACGCGCAGCCTCGCGGTTGCGCTGACCAACAAGGGCGCCAGCTGCGTGGTGACGCTCGCCGACAACTACACCGGGCGCAGCGAGCGGCATCGCCTGCAGCGTGGCCAGCGGCTGGAGACGCAGATTCGTCTGCAGCAGACCCATGGCTGGTACGATCTGACGGTGACGGCGGACACCGATGCCGGCTTCAGCTGGCAGCTCGCGGGTCATGTCGAGAACGGCCGGCCCAGCATCAGCGACCCGGCGATGGGCAAGATCGCCGCGACCTGA